A genomic window from Archaeoglobus profundus DSM 5631 includes:
- a CDS encoding 60S ribosomal export protein NMD3, whose product MRCAICGNTAVIDGMCIDCYMKRNKLSWVDDIIEVVRCPKCGYFKVGRRWENLDFESALLELIHSSVRIHPQFDVEHLEVEPLTTGEVGKYIIRLVGNVEGYDVVDESIVEVRLKSRTCERCTRLSGGYYEAIVQIRADDREIERDELETVKDIINRVLERESDNQKAFVSKIVERKEGIDFYFGDKNIGRKVSREIVKALGGRLIESRKLHTRIDGRDVYRYTFAVRLPCYRIGDIVLDNGRICIVTGKDKGIDIDNLSSVNLKEPKVVRRREELEKGVVVNYDEYIVEIANESGVLQAVKTGNVEIGEEVYFFEHDSRFYAIPKEMYEGG is encoded by the coding sequence ATGAGGTGTGCGATCTGCGGAAATACTGCGGTAATAGATGGAATGTGCATCGATTGTTACATGAAGAGAAATAAGTTGTCGTGGGTAGATGACATTATCGAAGTTGTTAGATGTCCGAAGTGTGGATATTTCAAGGTTGGAAGAAGATGGGAGAATTTAGACTTCGAATCAGCTTTACTCGAATTGATCCATTCGAGCGTTAGAATTCACCCACAATTCGATGTAGAACACTTAGAAGTCGAACCTCTTACAACTGGTGAAGTTGGTAAGTACATCATCAGGCTTGTAGGTAATGTAGAAGGTTACGATGTCGTAGATGAGAGCATTGTTGAAGTCAGGTTGAAGAGTAGAACTTGTGAGAGGTGCACAAGGTTATCGGGCGGATACTACGAAGCAATTGTTCAAATAAGGGCTGACGACAGAGAGATTGAAAGAGATGAGCTTGAAACAGTTAAGGACATAATAAATAGAGTTCTGGAAAGGGAAAGCGATAATCAGAAGGCTTTTGTCAGCAAGATAGTTGAGAGAAAGGAGGGAATCGACTTCTATTTCGGAGACAAGAACATAGGTAGGAAGGTTTCGAGGGAAATTGTGAAGGCTTTAGGTGGCAGATTGATTGAAAGCAGGAAGTTGCATACGAGGATTGATGGGAGAGATGTATACAGGTACACGTTTGCCGTCAGATTACCTTGCTACAGAATCGGTGACATAGTTTTGGATAATGGCAGGATATGTATTGTGACTGGCAAGGATAAAGGCATAGACATAGATAACTTGAGCAGTGTGAATTTGAAGGAGCCTAAGGTGGTTAGAAGGAGAGAAGAGCTTGAAAAGGGCGTTGTTGTCAATTATGACGAGTATATAGTTGAGATTGCGAATGAGAGCGGTGTCTTGCAAGCTGTGAAAACTGGGAATGTTGAAATAGGTGAAGAGGTTTACTTCTTCGAGCACGATTCAAGATTCTACGCTATTCCAAAGGAGAT
- a CDS encoding sugar phosphate nucleotidyltransferase — protein sequence MNVVIMAGGYATRLWPITMTKAKPLLPVGRKTIIDHVYEKVKKFGDVYVSTNKRFEEDFRRWADGKEVELIVEETTKEEEKLGAVRALAEVSKILGDEMLVVAGDNIFSFELDGFVNYYKEKKSCVVGLYDVGDLELVKRYSSVEMEGERIVRFYEKPKEPKSTLVGIALYALPKEAIDLLQEYVASNMHSDNLGSFISWLCEKTNVYGYSFTGLWHDVGNADSYLEALRFYMEHYVDENAEIDRYAKVITPVVIEENARIKGRSIVGPYAYIGEGCVVENTDVSESVIFKNSVVRNAKIWRTIIDEDCEIRGIDLSNSIIGMHAKIQRG from the coding sequence ATGAACGTCGTCATAATGGCTGGCGGCTACGCAACTCGTCTCTGGCCCATCACCATGACGAAGGCGAAGCCGCTTTTACCAGTAGGCAGAAAGACAATAATTGATCACGTTTACGAGAAAGTTAAAAAGTTCGGTGATGTTTACGTTTCAACCAACAAAAGGTTCGAAGAAGATTTTAGAAGGTGGGCTGATGGAAAGGAAGTTGAATTGATAGTTGAAGAAACTACAAAGGAGGAGGAGAAGCTAGGGGCTGTTAGAGCCTTGGCTGAGGTTTCAAAGATTCTAGGTGATGAGATGCTCGTTGTTGCTGGAGATAACATATTCTCCTTCGAACTAGACGGTTTTGTAAATTACTACAAAGAGAAGAAATCGTGCGTTGTCGGTTTGTACGACGTAGGTGATTTGGAGCTCGTTAAAAGGTACAGTAGTGTCGAAATGGAAGGAGAAAGGATTGTAAGATTTTACGAGAAACCAAAGGAGCCAAAATCCACTCTTGTAGGAATTGCCCTCTACGCATTGCCAAAGGAAGCTATTGATCTTCTTCAGGAGTACGTAGCATCCAATATGCACAGTGACAACCTTGGTAGCTTTATATCTTGGTTGTGTGAGAAAACGAATGTATACGGCTATTCGTTCACAGGGCTCTGGCACGATGTTGGTAATGCCGATTCGTATTTGGAAGCTTTGAGGTTCTACATGGAGCATTACGTGGATGAAAATGCTGAGATAGATAGATACGCTAAGGTAATTACACCAGTTGTTATCGAAGAAAACGCGAGAATTAAGGGAAGATCGATAGTCGGTCCCTACGCCTACATTGGTGAGGGTTGTGTAGTTGAGAATACCGACGTGAGTGAGTCAGTTATCTTCAAGAACTCTGTTGTCAGAAACGCGAAGATTTGGAGGACGATAATCGACGAGGACTGCGAGATAAGAGGCATTGACCTAAGTAACTCTATCATAGGTATGCATGCAAAGATTCAGAGGGGATAA